In Streptomyces hawaiiensis, one genomic interval encodes:
- a CDS encoding antitoxin codes for MGIFDKFKSQARNKGKQGSDTAEQRMNERTGGKYEDQVDSGQQRAEGSLGMDRDRDRPEQQ; via the coding sequence ATGGGCATCTTCGACAAGTTCAAGAGCCAGGCGCGGAACAAGGGCAAGCAAGGCTCTGACACCGCGGAACAGCGGATGAACGAGAGGACCGGGGGCAAGTACGAGGACCAGGTCGACTCCGGCCAGCAGCGCGCCGAGGGCTCGCTGGGCATGGACCGCGACCGCGACCGGCCCGAACAGCAGTAA
- a CDS encoding SCO6745 family protein: protein MPEQISEIDEGAGVREGGVEPARVRQMWHLLEPLHAVLYYAPEAFEEAAALGYRTGERWPSYFPYRAAPLGRVGPEQVASAFYSFSPRMVAEYVEPAWRVASPDAVIEARTRAVDRAYRAIFGDRLTSPELAEAAALARRAAESADLAARPLAAANAALDWPQAPHLQLWHAATILREHRGDGHLAALLMAGLDPVESLVSFAAIGAASVKRFESRGWSPEEWTAARDRLRARGLVDADGAATAAGRALRHRVEQHTDQLAAGPWQSLGPAGVDRLAELLGDFWVTVLASGLLPSETTLGIGKV from the coding sequence ATGCCGGAACAGATCAGCGAGATCGACGAGGGCGCCGGGGTGCGGGAGGGCGGCGTGGAGCCGGCTCGCGTGCGCCAAATGTGGCACCTGCTGGAGCCCCTGCATGCGGTGCTGTACTACGCGCCGGAGGCGTTCGAGGAAGCGGCCGCCCTCGGGTACCGCACGGGGGAGCGGTGGCCGAGCTACTTCCCGTATCGCGCCGCCCCGTTGGGGCGGGTCGGACCGGAGCAGGTGGCCTCGGCCTTCTACAGCTTCAGTCCGCGCATGGTCGCCGAGTACGTCGAACCGGCGTGGAGGGTGGCGAGCCCCGACGCGGTGATCGAGGCGAGGACGCGGGCGGTCGACAGGGCCTACCGCGCCATATTCGGCGACCGACTGACCAGCCCCGAGCTGGCGGAGGCCGCCGCGCTCGCCCGGCGCGCGGCAGAGTCCGCCGACCTGGCCGCCCGTCCGCTGGCCGCGGCCAATGCCGCGCTCGACTGGCCGCAGGCCCCACACCTGCAGCTCTGGCACGCGGCGACGATCCTGCGTGAACACCGCGGCGACGGCCACCTCGCGGCCCTGCTCATGGCGGGTCTGGATCCCGTGGAGTCGCTCGTCTCCTTCGCCGCGATAGGCGCCGCGTCGGTGAAACGCTTCGAGAGCCGCGGCTGGAGTCCCGAAGAGTGGACGGCCGCGCGCGACCGCCTGCGCGCCAGGGGACTGGTCGACGCGGACGGCGCGGCCACAGCGGCGGGCCGCGCCCTGCGTCACCGCGTGGAGCAGCACACCGACCAACTGGCCGCCGGGCCCTGGCAGTCCCTCGGCCCGGCCGGCGTCGACCGACTCGCCGAGCTGCTGGGCGACTTCTGGGTCACGGTCCTGGCGTCGGGCCTGCTGCCCTCGGAAACGACGCTGGGCATAGGCAAGGTCTGA
- a CDS encoding SDR family NAD(P)-dependent oxidoreductase — protein sequence MTSPYPKTGRQHAGTTPRTVLVTGAGTGIGRATAHTFADEGAHVVAVGRREAPLVETAGHDPSRISPLVADITAADGPETVVRTALDRHGRIDVLVNNAGIVSTQSLRTYTHAAVEPLLATNLLAPVLLTQAALPALEDSRGVIVNVTTSVGQRGWPGNSLYAAGKAALEVLTRSWAVELAPLGIRVAAVAPGAIGTPIGEHAGHTPEQQAAIRAWQLDHTPLGRVGRPEEVAWAIARLASPQASFITGVVLPVDGGAVVT from the coding sequence ATGACATCCCCGTATCCGAAGACCGGTCGGCAGCACGCGGGCACGACGCCTCGAACCGTGCTCGTCACCGGCGCCGGTACCGGCATAGGCCGTGCCACCGCGCACACGTTCGCCGACGAGGGCGCACATGTCGTGGCGGTGGGCCGCCGCGAGGCGCCCCTCGTCGAGACCGCCGGCCATGACCCGTCCCGTATCAGCCCGCTCGTCGCCGACATCACGGCCGCCGACGGCCCCGAGACCGTCGTCCGCACGGCACTCGACCGGCACGGCCGTATCGACGTACTGGTGAACAACGCCGGGATCGTCAGCACCCAGTCGCTGCGCACCTACACACATGCCGCTGTCGAGCCCCTGCTCGCGACGAACCTCCTCGCCCCCGTCCTGCTCACCCAGGCGGCGCTCCCGGCGCTGGAGGACAGCCGCGGTGTCATCGTGAACGTGACGACGTCGGTGGGGCAGCGCGGCTGGCCCGGCAACTCCCTGTACGCGGCCGGGAAGGCGGCCCTGGAGGTGCTCACCCGCAGTTGGGCGGTGGAGCTCGCGCCGCTCGGGATCCGGGTCGCCGCCGTGGCCCCGGGCGCGATCGGCACACCCATCGGTGAACACGCCGGCCACACCCCCGAGCAGCAGGCCGCGATCCGCGCGTGGCAGCTCGATCACACGCCGCTCGGACGGGTCGGCCGCCCCGAGGAGGTGGCGTGGGCGATCGCCCGGCTGGCGTCGCCGCAGGCCTCCTTCATCACCGGCGTCGTCCTTCCGGTGGACGGCGGCGCGGTCGT
- a CDS encoding TetR/AcrR family transcriptional regulator — translation MSTSKSSANEKGPANRPYHHGDLRRAILSAALDVIAADGPAALSLRDLARRAGVSHAAPAHHFKDRAGLLTTIAAEGFGLLATTLRQAADLKEAGVRYVRFAREHPAHFQVMFAPELLREGDLELATARALAGDALRDAVAAVPPRGRGTDARLAGVAAWSLAHGFATLLLSHNLDGPVGDQDPEEVFRGLAAMLFRPAE, via the coding sequence ATGAGCACCAGCAAGTCGTCAGCGAACGAAAAGGGCCCTGCCAACCGCCCTTACCACCACGGTGACCTGCGCCGCGCCATCCTCAGCGCCGCCCTGGACGTCATCGCGGCGGACGGCCCGGCCGCGCTGAGTCTGCGCGACCTCGCCCGCCGCGCCGGTGTGTCGCACGCCGCGCCGGCCCACCACTTCAAAGACCGGGCGGGCCTGCTCACGACGATCGCCGCCGAGGGCTTCGGGCTGCTCGCGACCACGCTCAGGCAGGCGGCGGACCTGAAGGAAGCGGGCGTGCGCTACGTGCGTTTCGCGCGGGAGCATCCGGCGCACTTCCAGGTGATGTTCGCGCCCGAGCTGCTGCGCGAGGGCGACCTGGAACTGGCCACCGCCCGCGCCCTCGCCGGTGACGCCCTGCGCGACGCCGTCGCCGCCGTACCGCCGCGGGGCCGCGGCACCGACGCCCGGCTCGCCGGTGTCGCCGCCTGGTCCCTGGCCCACGGCTTCGCCACGCTGCTCCTCAGCCACAACCTCGACGGCCCGGTGGGCGACCAGGACCCCGAGGAGGTGTTCCGCGGGCTGGCGGCGATGCTGTTCCGCCCCGCCGAGTAG